A stretch of DNA from Anthonomus grandis grandis chromosome 22, icAntGran1.3, whole genome shotgun sequence:
GGGCTTACTGCAAAAACCCTCCGAAAGTCCAATTTTGGTCGATTTTAATATAAGAGCGCAGCTAAGTCCAAAGTGTGTTTTAGAATAGTCTGACAAAATCCTGTAAGTCCATAAAATTTCTTAATGGCTTTTTTTAATACCTCACAAATCGTTTAAGtccaaaaaccaaaatataataCAGCTAAAATACTGTAAGCGCGCTTAATCGATTTTTGCAGACTTTTATATCAGCAGTTAATTAATCTTTAACAGCAAAACCCTTTAAAATACTTCAACGGGTTTTGGTTGTATATATTCCGCTAAATAAACCTAGCAATATACTAGCAAAAGCCTGCAATGTATCTTAGCGGTTTTTTGCtgtctaaaaaatgtttattggcaACTCATATTATTCTGTCAAAACCGCTTAAGTCCACTTAAAGGATTattctagaataatttttggGCGGCATTAGCTTTGGGTGCTCCATGTGGTACGTTACGCGAAGGAGTGTTTGGtgtttttattgcaaatttttgGCTAAATTGGACGCAAAATATCTTTCCCGAGGTGCAAAGTGTGTCCTTAAGTATATTATGCAATTAAGTCCTCAAATCCAGGAGCTCTGCTTTTATTCGGATACCTGCGGGGGTCAAAACCGTAACCAAAATATAGCCGCACTTTTTTTGTACTTCGTTCAAATTACACCTTTACAAACTATTGAACACACATTTTTAGAAAGTGGTCATACCTTTATGGAGGTTGATAGTATGCACAGCGCTATAGAAACAACCAAACGCTATATGCCAGTGTATACCGTTCAAGattggttaaatatttttagattagcgCGATCGAAGCGtgtgagaaataaaaaaagtactgCTTATCAAGTGTTTCAGATGCTTTTCTCAGACTTTAAGGATTTAAcccaaaatataataaaaaacagaaataagaaTAATGAAGGAGAAACTGTCAATTGGCTTAAAGTAAAATGCTTCAGATATGAGAAAAAAAGACCAGGGGTTATCTTGTACAGATACGATCATTTCtctgaatttaaagaaattactgTTTCTGGTAAAGGACGGCCAAAGATGTTGGAAGGAATAAATCTAaaagatttatattaaaaaaaactttcaataacacaaaagaaaaaaaatagtttattgcaGTTATGTAAAAAAGGTGACATATCTGAAGAATTTCATGGTTGGTACAAATCATTGCCGACATCAAAGACCGCAGTCGATTCAGTTCCTGGCTTTGAAAGTGAAGAGGAAAGTGATGATGTTTGAGTAGATTTCATATTTTtctcctttattttattttaaaggactTTTTAATTTGTACCTTTTACTTGTATTTTGACTAAGGAATTAAATCTTATATCTTGAATAATTACTGATTTTTATTCTGCAAAAAAGCTCtaagtccatttttttcttcattttcttatattttctggtaaaaaatatgtattttttaaattgtttataggTTAAGTTTTAGCTTTTGTTAAACCACATCCTAAATTCCcagttccattttttttaattatttactgatttttccatttaaatataaactttaaacttaattttctcaaaactatGGTATTGGGACTTAGAGGGTTTTTGCAGTAAGCCCACGATATGTATGTATTGTCCACCCAACAACAACTTTATAGAGTTCCGTGAATCTTTTGAATTGTTTTAGTCTTTGTTTCCTGTTAGTTGTagatttattgtttattgtgattttaatgttaattatttaatagattCTCATGAAGTCAGTTGTTTAAAGAACCTCTTGGCCTCTTTTAATTTACATGTTTGTTATACAACCTACAAGAATTACATCTCCCTCACAAGCACTAATagattatttttgtatcaatttTAAGTCAGAACAAGTTTGTGATTGCCTCAGGGTTATCTGATCGAATAATTCTTCCCAAAGTAAACCCATCTAGAAAAACTAAAGTTGGGAGACTTTATATACAGATCCCTTATTCCTCTTGACCCTTTCATTGATCTTGtcttaaacctaaataaatctaaaatgtcTACATACCTTGAGAAAATTTACAACTTATCCATGTTTCCACCATTACTATAATGTgtgtaaaaaaagttataggaaAGTTATAAGAGGGACCGGAAAAATTACTATGAACTTATATTGGAGATGGCACACAATAAACCCAAGGAAaattggaatattattaatgaCCTTAGAGGTAACTCAATGGAAACTTAATAATATCCAGTTAGGATTGTTGCAGATGAACTTGGATCTAAAACTGCTAAATCAGTGTGTCATTCTCTTGTTGCTGCagccaatattttttcaattctgtTTTTGGTTGTGTAGAAAAGAGCAATTTGGTATGTTTGTcgtaaaatttagaaatttagaaatttaaagatACTTAGTTTACATTGGAAACAATGtgcttaatttataaaaaaagaaaattgcatCTTACCAgcaataaatctaaaaagtcCTGTAATACCagacaaattttcaatattccaatGACCATTCCAAAGAGTAAATTGACTATAAACtctcttatttatttaagtattaaaatttttaatgtttttccaATTAAGATAAAGTCTGCTCAAACTTTGATTTGCTTCAAAAGATCTGTTTCATAACTCCTTAAAAGTGAATGATTTGATAGTCTTGGTATTTTGATCATAATACCAAGCAATAAACAATATGTGCAAAATTTTGATGTTGGttcatttctttttcttttcaatatttaattttatttctggtGATAACTTTAATTACTGTGATGTTATATATTTATGAAGTTTgccttttttattgaaaatactgcATTTTGCTAGCTTTAATATGTTCGCCTTTTTCTAcctattattactttttagatttaggtcCTTTTTAATTGAAAGTGACTCTTTTAAGTACTGAAAGTTTTATCTAGTAGGAAGCTTTATCCACAAATACtgtattttatgataataaagcatgttttgatttgatttgaatgTATTGTACCAAAAATGTATaagatgataattttttaacctcTGGCAAAGCCAACAGttgtctataaaaatatttttaaaaactgtcactGGCTCACTTAAGATCTGATCACATAAGCCCCCAATTGATTGGCACTGAAATGAAAAACCTTTGCTAACTCTTACTAACCTTAATACTTGTTAAGCTCcatataagtttttatatttccaaaacagccatttaagtaaatttttacatttaatataagTTTGTAACATtgctattattttctttatagatATACTCAGCCAAAACATGTCAAAACGTAAAGGTAACAAGAAAAACAAAGATGATTTTCCAGATGATGATGAAAATCCTCAACCAACCCGTGGGAAACAAGGCAAAAATGACATGGAACTAAGTGACTCAGATGACACACCTGTCCCAGCCAAAGGAAAGagtaaaaagaacaaaaaagcTGTGAAAGAGGAGATCAAAGAAGAAGTTGGGGACACGTCTGAAGCAGTAGAACATACAACCAAGGGTAAGAAAGGAAAGAAAGGGAAGAAAGGTGGAAAAGAAGATAAGTGGGATAGTGATACAGAGCCTATGGTTGTGAACAAAAAGGATAAAGAAAGTGATGAGGAGTCTATACCTGCACCAAAAGCTAAAAAAGGtaagaaaccaaaaaaatctgTCAAAGAAGAGAAGTTTGATAGTGAAGATGATGATGCAGAAAACTTGGAGAGTGCTGAGGAAGTTTTACCTGCTCCATCCAAAGGTAAAAAAGGGAAGAAGGTAAAGAAAGCTGCTAAAGGTGATGGGTTTGAAAGTGATGACGAACCACAACTAAAACTTGATAACCTGAGTGATGAACCAGAAAGTATAGAGGAAATTCAACCTGTCCCCAAAAGTAAAAAAGGAAAGAAGGTGAAAAAAGGCTTTAAAGAAGATGTGAATGCTGATACTGATCTGACGGAAGGCATTCCTCCTGCAGAAGTAGATTTAGTCCAGGAAACTTCAGAACCCATACCAGCAAAGTCAAAAAAGGATAATGAAATAAGCAATGAACAAGAACCAAATCCAGAACCAGCAGAAAAGGAGGCAGACGATAGCATTGCAGATATTATCGAAGGCACTGAGAAACTGGACTTGGACACCCCTAAAGAAAAGAAATTGACCcacaaagaaaagaaaaaattaaaaaaacaacaggAGTATGAAAAGGCAATGGAAACTATGCTGAGAAAAGGAGGCCAAGGTCACTCTGAACTAGACTCCAACTTTACAGTTTCTCAAGTTCAGAAAACTGCTGGACAAATGGCTGCCTTGGAAAATGCAGttgatataaaaattgaaaactttaCGATTGCAGCTAAAGGAAAAGATCTATTTACAAATGCATCTTTGGTCATAGCAAATGGAAGACATTATGGTTTGGTGGGACCTAATGGTCATGGAAAAACTACTTTACTTAGACATCTTGCTCAAAGGGCATTTGCAATTCCACCCAATATAGACATATTATACTGTGAGCAAGAAGTTGTTGCTGATGACATGAGTGCAGTGGAGACAGTTTTAAAGGCTGATGTAAAACGTAATGAGCTTCTTGCAGAACAAAAGAAATTGGAAGAAGAATTTAACCAAGGAAAATTGGATGTTCAAGACAGGTTAAATGAAGTTTATGCCGAATTAAAGGCCATTGGTGCTGACTCTGCTGAGCCTAGAGCTAGAAGAATCCTAGCTGGTCTTGGTTTTACTAGAGAAATGCAGGACAGGGCTACTAAGAATTTTTCTGGTGGTTGGAGAATGAGAGTTTCTCTTGCTAGAGCACTTTACATTGAGCCTACTCTTTTACTACTTGATGAGCCGACAAATCACTTGGATTTGAATGCGGTTATCTGGTTAGATAACTACTTACAGGGGTGGAAAAAGACTCTTCTTATAGTATCTCATGACCAGTCATTTTTGGATAATGTATGCAATGAAATCATCCATCTTGACAACCAAAAGCTCTATTACTATAAAGGCAATTAttctatgtttaaaaaaatgtatgtgcaAAAGAGGAAAGAAATGATCAAAGAGTATGAAAAACAAGAGAAAAGAattaaggaattaaaatcaTCTGGATCATCTAAGAAACAGGCTGAAAAGAAACAGAAAGAGGCTCTTACCAGGAAGCAGGAAAAGAACAGAAGCAAAGTTCAAAAACAAGAGGAAGACACCCAACCTACAGAATTGCTGCAAAAGCCAAAGGAATATTTGGTTAAATTCCGATTTCCAGAACCTCCACCACTTCAACCTCCAGTTCTTGGCCTTCATAATGTTACGTTTGCATATCCAGGTCAAAAACCTCTTTTTGTTAAGACTGACTTTGGTATTGATATGACAAGTAGGGTAGCCATTGTTGGACCAAATGGAGTAGGAAAATCGACATTCCTAAAATTGCTGGTCAATGAATTAACCCCTCAGGAAGGAGAGGCTCGCATGAACCATAGACTAAGAATTGGTAGATTTGATCAGCATTCAGGTGAACATTTGACTGCAGAAGAAACACCTTCTGAATACTTAATGAGGTTATTTGATCTACCCTATGAAAAGGCAAGGAAGCAGTTGGGTACTTTTGGGCTTGCTAGTCATGCACACACTATAAAGATGAAAGACTTGTCTGGAGGTCAAAAGGCAAGAGTGGCTCTGGCAGAGTTGTGTCTGAATGCCCCTGATGTTTTGATTCTTGATGAACCTACAAATAACCTGGATATCGAATCAATTGATGCTCTTGCTGAAGCAATCAATGAATACACTGGAGGAGTTATAATAGTATCTCACGACGAACGTCTGATCAGGGAGACTGGCTGCTCATTATATGTTATAGAGGATCAGACCATCAATGAATTGGATGGTGACTTTGATGACTATAGGAAAGAATTGCTCGAAAGTCTTGGTGAAGTTATTAATAGTCCAAGTATTGCTGCCAATGCTGCTGTCAGCCAATAGCTAATATAATAAGTATTCTAGTGTTTTGATATAAtgatgataatttattttttatgaagtttttaaaaattgttactcATCtgataaattacttaataaatcgTTTGTTCTGATATATTatgatttcttatttttgtttaattagatATCTGGCCAAGGTATTCTGTgctaataaaattgcaaaaaacgtGGGGTTTGACGGACATATGTACGGTAagtcataaaataaactttatttggtTAGCAGTAAATTGTTGCTAATAACCATTAAAGGTCTAAATCTAACAGCACCGGAGATATCTGAACTTGTTAGACATAAGCTGATCAAACGGTGTCGGACATACAAACTTCCAATATCGCCTTTGCCAGTTGATTTACGGCCATGCTCTGCTCATCATAACcaaagttgaaaaataaatgattatctttcagtttaaattattattttttaagtagatCTAAGTCAGGGTCACGGTTTTTGCTTGATAACTTGCAATCTATTGAAGATAgagtaatgaaataaacttgATTTGGTTAGCAGTAAATTGCTCTAAAATATTGCCAATAACCATTTAAGTCCAGAAGCACCGGAAATATCTGAGCTATTTGACCACATTACTGATCAAACGGGTTTGGACATCTAAACCTCCAATATCTCATAACCAAAATTGCAGAATGAATGATTgtgcttaattttaatttttttttataagatcaaCTGTTTAGGAGATATGGTCCGTTGAATTTGATCTCACGTCAGCAGAGCCTTGCTGAGTCAAGCTCACAGTCTTAGCTTAATAACTTGCGATCCATTGGAGCTAGAGAgatgaaataaactttatttggtTAACAGTTAACCATTTCATGACTTACTACCGCGGGGAAATTAAACCATTTGTAAAGTGGGTTGCCGCCTTTTGGgggcaaaataaataattattaagaacaGCATAATATACCGCGGTGGTGCCATATGTTTTAACTTCTTAAGCCGGTGTGTGCAGGTTTTTAATAATTGgagtatttagaaaattatattagaTTGCATTACTATTACCTCTAGAGATCGATTATAGAAAATTACacattatttaacttaaaaatataatatgtcaaTACCGACATTTATGGGCTAATTGTTTGGCAATACCGCGGTCCAATATGCTGTGTGtaagttattattatgtttagaTTTTAGGTTTTGATTATGTTTTGCTTGTATAagcataaattttctttataaagttcatagaataagatttttcagaatttaaagCGAAAAAACCTTAAACGAGAATCTAGACTAGAATGGCGACAAGTTTTAAATTAGTGACAAAGTGATCTAGCCTCTTTATCCATCCTGGTGCATTATAAACAATCAACAATGAGTTCAAATTTTGTGGAAACTTTTGCCCAATATTTTCGAAAGCTACCCAATAAAGCCATGGTAAATGCCATTTGGAAGGAAATCATTTCTGGAAAAGAATGTTCTGTTTCATCAGATCAAGTCATTGACTATGCATTTCACTATCCTGTCGACACAGAAATGTACTTAGAAGAGCTCCATCAGAAGTTTGAAGATTGCATAAAAGAGGACTTGAGAACCATAGATGGATCTCTTAAAGGATACTTGCAAACTTTCCTATATTACTGCATTGGAAGCCAGGACAGAATTCCAATAAAAACTTCATTACTCTCTGCTCAACTTTaccttaaaattttactaattcCTTCTGGGATCGGTCAGCTTTAttatgaagaaaatatttttttagtaatattggGGATGCTAAACAAGCACACAAAAAAAGATAAGGTACTACAAAAGGAAGTGGTGCTTCTAATTGAGctattgtttaaatttgcatCAGACAATGAAGTTGCTACCACAGTAGTTGAGGTTACAACCAACGTCTTtgcaaatataattaaacataagGCTTTAGTTGATGATTCTGAAAGTGGTAAGTTATTGACatgaaatattacttatttgTTTAAGAACCACAGGCACttcataaattgtttttataggGTAATTTCCTTTAATTCTTCTGTTATTGAAATATATCTTTTAGATGCTCTTGTCAAACTATGTTTAAATTGTTTGAAAGAATTTATAAACATCAAAGAAAATCCAATAGAGCTAAAATACATCATGGAAAGCCCATTGAGGTGTCTAAGGAGAGGGACAAGTTCACAGCTTACAACACAGCAAAGAAAGGCAGCAGTTCTGGTTGCTAGAAAATTTTTGACAACAGTGATGCTTACTCAAATTGAGGATACAAATAAGTTACAGTATTTTATAGACtctttatttgaaatatttggaatgCCTGATTTCGATTACATTGAAGTAAGTTTTGCTGTTATTCATTTATATGGTAATAATAATTCAGGTTAGGAAAATTTCTTAGAAAGAATGAAATTTATGAGAAACTTACTAGacattttcatttatgttttaaaaaggtCTGCATAAAAGGGAAGTAGTGCTTTGTTATCTCATCGGACAGTCACAAAATGCAATTTTTGCCTTGTATTACCTTCACTACATAATTGtgtatttgtttttatgttaGACGTTTTATGCTCTCTTTCaaggaaataaattatttatttatttatttatttaatatttaaacagaaacataaagtaatttacatcaaattttaacaaaatagaaaagctATATAATTATTAGCACCTAGATACGCAGTACCTGTATGTGCttgaaaaatacaacaaatacTCTAAAATTTACAGCAATTGCCTTATTTTCTAAACGCTCTAGTTACTTCTAACgtgcttaataaatttataatacacaagataaacttaattttgattaatggtacatcgtttttaattattattgaaaaatttctaaaaaatttaagatgttACATAAGATGTATTCTTTAGATTTCTTCTTAAATGTACCCATGATTTCTATAGTTCTTATATTGTGAGGTAACAAATTGTAAAGTTTCGGCCCTAAATAATCTACAAAATGTTGTTGCATAGTATTTTTACATAAGATAGAGTTATGTAGTTGGTTTGATTTACCTCTTGTAGGATAGTTATGTGATATGATGTTgcaactaaatttattatttaaatggacATAATTACAAACTTCTATTACATATAATGTTCTAATATTAGATATTTCTTTTGAGTATAACATGTAAGTAGGGttgagttttgttttttttaaaatgattttaattatgtaattttgtaTAACCCTTAACTGTTCCATATTCATACTGTACATACCACCCCACACCAACATACCATACCTAAGCAACAGTTCAACAAGTGCCTTATACactacaattaatttttttttgtttaagcaAATAAAACTTGTAAATTAGACATctgatttttttagtaatatatataacatcttggttccattttaaattattatctaaaataattcctaagtattttattttgttttgctcttttattaaattgttatcatttattttaatgttgctAAAATTTGATCTATTTGCTGTTGTAAGTGAAAAGGCTACATAAtatgttttagaaatatttaaacttagtttgaatgtatccagaaaatctttaatttttttgaaaccaaCCTTAAGTTTTTCTCTCACCCCATCCCAAGTTTTATCcgaaaaaattattactgtgtcatcagcataagctaTAACTTTCCCACCCAAATTAAGATTACAAAGCATGTTTAtctaaagaataaataaaattggtccGAGAACGGTACCTTGAGGcacgccatgtttaatttttttgggagagcttaatatattatttattttgacaaattgagTACGACTTGTGAGATAATTCTCAAAGATGCTCAAAACCGGTCCCCGCACACCAATTCTTTCGAGGACGTTAATGAGGAGGGAATGGGATACGGTATCAAACGCTTTTTGCAAGTCCAGGAATAGAGCTATCGCTTTTTTGcctgtttaaattaaattatttatttgtataaacaatctggtttatttaaaattattcgagCAAATAGTGTAAATTCACCAAAATGGTAATTTTACTTGAATTTACATCAAACTTAAAATATGTAAtggaatttcataaaaatattttatgatttcaGTTTTGTTCAAATCGTTCTGAACATATTGCTCCACGTAGGACTGCCCctgttatttgttaaaaaatgttcataacttaAAAGTTTCTCAATgaaaatacttgaaaatatGTACTTAgattattcaaattattttattgaacacctatttcagcctttttcaaaatgtttgcaaaaagttagaaaattaccgcatttctgaaaaaaaagtagaaaatttaaaatgctcataaattaaaaatttctcatTGGAACTTCTTGAAAGTTTGTACTAaagttttttacattatttgatGAGATACATATTTCCGCGTTTTTCATAACGTTtacaaaatgataataaaaaaacaactattgataataaaatgtttttttcaaaaaaaaatacaaactgcTCATAACACGaatttctcaacaaaaaaacttgaaaattattttattagatatcactttcagcattttcttaaaaagtaaagaaattaacagttttttggaaaaaaaattcttttgaaaaaagtcttaaaatgctcatgaattaaatatttctcaTTGGAACTTCTTAAAAGTTTGTACTTAGGatctttatattatttgatGAGACACTTactacaaca
This window harbors:
- the LOC126748880 gene encoding ATP-binding cassette sub-family F member 1, which gives rise to MSKRKGNKKNKDDFPDDDENPQPTRGKQGKNDMELSDSDDTPVPAKGKSKKNKKAVKEEIKEEVGDTSEAVEHTTKGKKGKKGKKGGKEDKWDSDTEPMVVNKKDKESDEESIPAPKAKKGKKPKKSVKEEKFDSEDDDAENLESAEEVLPAPSKGKKGKKVKKAAKGDGFESDDEPQLKLDNLSDEPESIEEIQPVPKSKKGKKVKKGFKEDVNADTDLTEGIPPAEVDLVQETSEPIPAKSKKDNEISNEQEPNPEPAEKEADDSIADIIEGTEKLDLDTPKEKKLTHKEKKKLKKQQEYEKAMETMLRKGGQGHSELDSNFTVSQVQKTAGQMAALENAVDIKIENFTIAAKGKDLFTNASLVIANGRHYGLVGPNGHGKTTLLRHLAQRAFAIPPNIDILYCEQEVVADDMSAVETVLKADVKRNELLAEQKKLEEEFNQGKLDVQDRLNEVYAELKAIGADSAEPRARRILAGLGFTREMQDRATKNFSGGWRMRVSLARALYIEPTLLLLDEPTNHLDLNAVIWLDNYLQGWKKTLLIVSHDQSFLDNVCNEIIHLDNQKLYYYKGNYSMFKKMYVQKRKEMIKEYEKQEKRIKELKSSGSSKKQAEKKQKEALTRKQEKNRSKVQKQEEDTQPTELLQKPKEYLVKFRFPEPPPLQPPVLGLHNVTFAYPGQKPLFVKTDFGIDMTSRVAIVGPNGVGKSTFLKLLVNELTPQEGEARMNHRLRIGRFDQHSGEHLTAEETPSEYLMRLFDLPYEKARKQLGTFGLASHAHTIKMKDLSGGQKARVALAELCLNAPDVLILDEPTNNLDIESIDALAEAINEYTGGVIIVSHDERLIRETGCSLYVIEDQTINELDGDFDDYRKELLESLGEVINSPSIAANAAVSQ